One stretch of Clavibacter californiensis DNA includes these proteins:
- the guaA gene encoding glutamine-hydrolyzing GMP synthase produces MSVDNPTNQRPVLVVDFGAQYAQLIARRVREANVYSEIVPSTITAEEIRAKDPSGIVLSGGPSSVYEEGSPGLDEGILELGVPVLGICYGFQVMARALGGEVAHTGAREYGSTAVTLTPGSTLLDGQPDDQTVWMSHGDSVSKAPEGFEVLASSASTPVAAFASDERRLYGVQWHPEVKHSAHGQAVLENFLHRAAGIPGDWNSGNVIAEQVERIRAQVGDARVICGLSGGVDSAVAAAIVHRAVGDQLTCVFVDHGLLRQDERRQVEEDYVAATGVRLVTVDAADQFLDGLAGVTDPEAKRKIIGREFIRSFEGAAEALVLEAKADGEPIRFLVQGTLYPDVVESGGGTGTANIKSHHNVGGLPEDLKFELVEPLRTLFKDEVRAIGRELGLPEVIVGRQPFPGPGLGIRIVGEVTAERLELLRKADAIARAELTAAGLDSEIWQCPVVLLADVRSVGVQGDGRTYGHPIVLRPVSSEDAMTADWTRLPYDVLARISNRITNEVDGVNRVVLDVTSKPPGTIEWE; encoded by the coding sequence TTGAGCGTCGACAACCCCACGAACCAGCGCCCCGTCCTCGTCGTCGACTTCGGCGCCCAGTACGCGCAGCTGATCGCCCGCCGCGTCCGCGAGGCCAACGTCTACTCGGAGATCGTGCCGTCCACGATCACGGCCGAGGAGATCCGCGCGAAGGACCCGTCCGGCATCGTCCTCAGCGGCGGCCCGTCCAGCGTCTACGAGGAGGGCTCGCCCGGCCTCGACGAGGGGATCCTCGAGCTCGGCGTCCCCGTCCTCGGCATCTGCTACGGCTTCCAGGTCATGGCCCGCGCGCTCGGCGGCGAGGTCGCGCACACGGGAGCGCGCGAGTACGGATCCACCGCGGTCACGCTCACGCCCGGCAGCACCCTGCTCGACGGCCAGCCCGACGACCAGACCGTGTGGATGAGCCACGGCGACTCCGTGTCGAAGGCGCCCGAGGGCTTCGAGGTCCTCGCCTCGAGCGCGTCCACGCCCGTCGCCGCCTTCGCGAGCGACGAGCGCCGCCTCTACGGCGTGCAGTGGCACCCCGAGGTCAAGCACTCCGCGCACGGCCAGGCCGTGCTCGAGAACTTCCTGCACCGCGCCGCCGGCATCCCCGGCGACTGGAACAGCGGCAACGTCATCGCCGAGCAGGTCGAGCGGATCCGCGCCCAGGTCGGCGACGCCCGCGTCATCTGCGGCCTCTCCGGCGGCGTCGACTCCGCGGTCGCCGCGGCGATCGTGCACCGCGCGGTCGGCGACCAGCTCACCTGCGTCTTCGTCGACCACGGCCTCCTCCGCCAGGACGAGCGCCGCCAGGTCGAGGAGGACTACGTGGCCGCCACGGGCGTCCGCCTCGTCACGGTCGACGCGGCCGACCAGTTCCTCGACGGACTCGCGGGCGTCACGGACCCTGAGGCCAAGCGCAAGATCATCGGCCGCGAGTTCATCCGGTCGTTCGAGGGCGCCGCGGAGGCGCTCGTGCTCGAGGCGAAGGCCGACGGCGAGCCCATCCGGTTCCTCGTGCAGGGCACGCTCTACCCGGACGTGGTGGAGTCGGGCGGCGGCACGGGCACCGCGAACATCAAGAGCCACCACAACGTCGGCGGCCTCCCCGAGGACCTCAAGTTCGAGCTCGTCGAGCCGCTCCGCACCCTGTTCAAGGACGAGGTGCGCGCCATCGGCCGCGAGCTCGGCCTCCCCGAGGTCATCGTGGGTCGCCAGCCGTTCCCCGGGCCCGGCCTCGGCATCCGCATCGTCGGCGAGGTCACGGCCGAGCGCCTCGAGCTGCTCCGCAAGGCGGACGCCATCGCGCGCGCCGAGCTCACCGCCGCGGGCCTCGACAGTGAGATCTGGCAGTGCCCCGTCGTGCTGCTCGCGGATGTGCGCTCGGTCGGCGTGCAGGGCGACGGCCGCACCTACGGCCACCCCATCGTGCTGCGCCCCGTCTCCAGCGAGGACGCGATGACCGCTGACTGGACCCGCCTGCCGTACGACGTGCTGGCGCGCATCTCGAACCGCATCACGAACGAGGTCGACGGCGTGAACCGCGTCGTGCTCGACGTCACGTCCAAGCCGCCGGGCACCATCGAGTGGGAGTGA
- a CDS encoding DUF3817 domain-containing protein: MAYGLKRSDVPQIRRVLGFYRVMAFITGAFLLLLVVEMGIKYLPGFQFVDGSLQYLAGAGYELELNGPSGFLALSPADTLTGTNLSLLIQIVHGNIYVVYLISDFLLWQKMRWSFTRFILIAAGGVVPFLSFIVEARIARRVREVIAKLEAPRRASTSADDRDDRDDRDDRDDRDDRDDRDDADPRPIDPTTTTEATP, translated from the coding sequence ATGGCCTACGGACTCAAGCGCTCCGACGTCCCGCAGATCCGTAGGGTGCTCGGCTTTTACCGCGTCATGGCGTTCATCACCGGCGCGTTCCTCCTCCTCCTCGTCGTGGAGATGGGCATCAAGTACCTGCCCGGCTTCCAGTTCGTCGACGGATCCCTGCAGTACCTGGCCGGCGCCGGCTACGAGCTCGAGCTGAACGGCCCCTCCGGCTTCCTCGCGCTGTCCCCGGCGGACACGCTCACGGGCACCAACCTCAGCCTCCTGATCCAGATCGTCCACGGCAACATCTACGTGGTCTACCTCATCAGCGACTTCCTGCTCTGGCAGAAGATGCGCTGGTCGTTCACGCGCTTCATCCTCATCGCCGCGGGCGGCGTCGTGCCGTTCCTCTCCTTCATCGTCGAGGCGCGCATCGCCCGCCGGGTGCGGGAGGTCATCGCGAAGCTCGAGGCTCCCCGCCGTGCGAGCACGTCCGCCGACGACCGCGACGACCGCGACGACCGCGACGACCGCGACGACCGCGACGACCGCGACGACCGCGACGACGCGGACCCCCGACCCATCGACCCGACCACCACCACGGAGGCCACCCCTTGA